A window of Pantoea agglomerans contains these coding sequences:
- a CDS encoding type II toxin-antitoxin system RelE/ParE family toxin: MPQVIVTQRAASGLARCREFLMNKNPLAALKAGQVLEKQFEQLEKNPEIGRPFVEAPQLRELLIGFGDSGYVALYRYEQHEDRIYILAFRHQKEAGY, translated from the coding sequence ATGCCACAAGTAATTGTTACCCAACGCGCCGCTAGCGGGCTGGCGCGTTGCCGTGAGTTTTTAATGAATAAGAATCCACTTGCGGCGCTTAAAGCAGGTCAGGTGCTTGAAAAGCAGTTTGAACAACTGGAAAAAAACCCAGAAATCGGCCGACCTTTTGTCGAAGCACCTCAACTACGAGAGCTCCTGATTGGCTTCGGCGATTCAGGCTATGTCGCGCTATACCGTTATGAACAGCATGAAGATCGTATCTATATTTTAGCCTTCCGCCATCAGAAAGAAGCTGGCTACTAA
- a CDS encoding NCS2 family permease, which yields MSKQGLLQRVFKLQEHGTTVRTEIIAGVTTFLTMVYIVFVNPQILGVAGMDTQAVFVTTCLIAAFGSILMGLIANLPVALAPAMGLNAFFAFVVVGAMGYSWQVGMGAIFWGALGLLILTLLRVRYWMIANIPLSLRVGITAGIGLFIAMMGLKNAGIIVANPDTIAAVGNLTSHSVLLGALGFFIIAILASRNIHAAVLISMVITTALGWALGDVKFVGLFSAPPAITSVVGQVDIKGAFNIGMAGVIFSFMLVNLFDSSGTLIGVTDKAGLTDEQGTFPRMKQALFVDSFSSVTGALAGTSSVTAYIESSSGVAIGGRTGLMAVVTGVLFLLVMFLSPLAAMVPGYAAAGALIYVGVLMTASLSRVRWDDLTEAVPAFVTAAMMPFSFSITEGIALGFIAYCVMKLGTGRWREISPCVVVVALLFVLKIAFIDAH from the coding sequence TTTTGCAGCGCGTTTTTAAGCTGCAGGAACATGGCACTACGGTGCGCACCGAGATTATTGCCGGTGTCACCACTTTCCTGACGATGGTCTACATCGTCTTTGTTAACCCGCAGATTCTTGGCGTGGCGGGCATGGATACCCAGGCGGTATTTGTTACGACCTGCCTTATCGCCGCATTCGGCAGCATTCTGATGGGCCTGATCGCCAATCTGCCGGTGGCGCTGGCGCCAGCGATGGGGCTCAACGCCTTTTTCGCCTTTGTGGTGGTCGGCGCGATGGGCTATTCGTGGCAGGTAGGCATGGGCGCCATTTTCTGGGGCGCGCTGGGGCTGCTGATCCTGACGCTGCTGCGCGTGCGCTACTGGATGATCGCCAATATTCCGCTGAGCCTGCGCGTTGGCATCACCGCCGGTATCGGCCTGTTTATCGCCATGATGGGGCTGAAAAACGCCGGTATTATCGTCGCGAATCCCGATACTATCGCCGCCGTCGGCAATCTGACCTCGCACAGCGTACTGCTCGGCGCGCTCGGCTTTTTTATTATCGCTATTCTGGCGTCGCGCAATATCCATGCGGCGGTGCTGATCTCTATGGTGATCACCACGGCACTCGGCTGGGCGCTCGGCGATGTGAAATTTGTTGGCCTCTTCTCCGCGCCGCCGGCGATTACCAGCGTGGTTGGTCAGGTGGATATTAAAGGCGCGTTCAATATCGGCATGGCGGGCGTTATCTTCTCCTTTATGCTGGTTAACCTGTTCGACTCTTCTGGCACCCTGATTGGCGTAACCGATAAAGCGGGCCTGACCGATGAGCAAGGCACGTTTCCGCGTATGAAGCAGGCGCTGTTTGTGGATAGCTTTAGCTCGGTAACGGGCGCGCTGGCGGGTACTTCGTCAGTGACCGCTTACATCGAAAGTTCGTCCGGCGTAGCGATCGGCGGCCGCACCGGCCTGATGGCGGTGGTGACCGGGGTGCTTTTTCTGCTGGTGATGTTCCTGTCGCCGCTGGCGGCGATGGTGCCGGGCTATGCGGCTGCAGGCGCGCTGATCTACGTTGGCGTGCTGATGACCGCCAGCCTGTCGCGCGTGCGCTGGGACGATCTCACCGAAGCGGTGCCGGCCTTCGTAACCGCGGCGATGATGCCGTTTAGCTTCTCCATTACCGAAGGCATCGCGTTGGGCTTTATCGCCTACTGCGTGATGAAGCTGGGCACCGGCCGCTGGCGCGAGATCAGCCCCTGCGTGGTGGTTGTGGCGCTGCTGTTCGTGTTAAAAATCGCCTTTATCGACGCGCATTAA
- a CDS encoding malonic semialdehyde reductase produces the protein MHTPLDNTALDQLFNEARTHSYWQDKPLEAGILEQLYTLTALGPTSANCSPGRFVFVTSQEGKEKLKPALSSGNIEKTMSAPVTVIVAHDMAFYDRLPQLFPHADARSWFTGSPELVKETAFRNSSLQAGYLILAARSLGLDAGPMSGFDPAKINEAFFADSSWQVNMLINLGYGDSEKLHPRLPRLGFEQACKLA, from the coding sequence ATGCATACACCGCTCGACAACACCGCACTCGACCAGCTGTTTAACGAAGCCCGCACCCATAGCTACTGGCAGGACAAACCCCTCGAAGCTGGCATTCTGGAGCAGCTCTATACGCTGACCGCGCTTGGCCCGACCTCGGCCAACTGCTCGCCAGGCCGCTTTGTGTTTGTCACCTCGCAGGAAGGCAAAGAGAAGCTGAAGCCGGCGCTCTCGTCCGGCAATATAGAGAAGACCATGAGCGCGCCGGTAACGGTCATCGTCGCTCACGATATGGCGTTTTACGATCGGCTGCCGCAGCTGTTTCCACACGCCGATGCGCGCAGCTGGTTTACCGGCAGTCCAGAACTGGTGAAAGAGACCGCCTTTCGCAACAGCAGCCTGCAGGCGGGCTATCTGATCCTGGCCGCGCGCTCGCTTGGGCTGGATGCCGGTCCAATGTCAGGCTTCGATCCGGCGAAAATCAACGAGGCGTTCTTCGCCGACAGCAGCTGGCAGGTCAATATGTTGATTAACCTCGGCTACGGCGATAGCGAGAAGCTGCATCCGCGCCTGCCGCGTCTGGGTTTTGAACAGGCGTGCAAGCTGGCCTGA
- the mnmE gene encoding tRNA uridine-5-carboxymethylaminomethyl(34) synthesis GTPase MnmE yields MSHSDTIVAQATPPGRGGVGILRISGARAAEVAQQVLGKLPKARYADYLPFKDADGSVLDQGIALWFPGPNSFTGEDVLELQGHGGPVILDLLLKRIVALPGVRIAQPGEFSERAFLNDKLDLAQAEAIADLIDASSEQAARSAVNSLQGAFSTRINQLVEALTHLRIYVEAAIDFPDEEIDFLSDGKIEAQLDEVIVDLDAVRAEARQGSLLREGMKVVIAGRPNAGKSSLLNALAGREAAIVTDIAGTTRDVLREHIHIDGMPLHIIDTAGLREASDEVERIGIERAWQEIEQADRVLFMVDGTTTDATEAAQIWPDFVSRLPAALPITVVRNKADVTGETLGLTEVNHHSLIRLSARTGAGVDALRDHLKQSMGFSGNMEGGFLARRRHLQALELAATHLQQGKAQLLGAWAGELLAEELRLAQQALSEITGEFTSDDLLGRIFSSFCIGK; encoded by the coding sequence ATGAGCCACAGCGATACTATCGTCGCCCAGGCGACGCCTCCCGGACGCGGCGGCGTCGGTATTTTGCGCATCTCCGGCGCGCGCGCCGCCGAGGTGGCGCAGCAGGTGCTCGGCAAGCTGCCAAAGGCGCGCTACGCCGACTATCTGCCGTTTAAAGATGCTGACGGCAGCGTGCTGGACCAGGGCATCGCGCTGTGGTTTCCCGGCCCGAACTCCTTTACCGGCGAAGATGTACTGGAGCTGCAGGGCCACGGCGGCCCGGTGATCCTCGATCTGCTGCTGAAGCGTATCGTGGCGCTGCCCGGCGTGCGCATCGCCCAGCCGGGCGAATTTTCCGAGCGCGCCTTTTTGAACGACAAGCTCGACCTGGCGCAGGCCGAGGCGATCGCCGATCTGATTGACGCCAGCTCCGAGCAGGCGGCACGTTCCGCAGTTAACTCGCTGCAGGGTGCCTTCTCTACCCGCATCAACCAGCTGGTGGAGGCACTGACCCACCTGCGTATCTACGTCGAAGCGGCTATCGACTTCCCCGATGAAGAGATCGACTTTCTCTCCGACGGTAAAATCGAAGCGCAGCTTGATGAGGTGATTGTCGATCTCGACGCCGTACGCGCCGAGGCGCGTCAGGGCAGCCTGCTGCGCGAAGGCATGAAGGTGGTGATTGCGGGTCGGCCAAATGCGGGTAAGTCGAGCCTGCTTAACGCCCTGGCCGGGCGCGAAGCGGCGATCGTGACCGATATCGCTGGCACCACGCGCGACGTGCTGCGTGAACATATTCATATCGACGGCATGCCGCTGCATATTATCGATACCGCGGGGCTGCGTGAGGCCAGCGACGAAGTTGAGCGCATCGGCATCGAGCGCGCCTGGCAGGAGATTGAACAGGCGGATCGCGTGCTGTTTATGGTAGACGGCACCACGACCGACGCCACGGAAGCGGCGCAGATCTGGCCCGACTTCGTCTCGCGCCTGCCTGCGGCGTTGCCGATTACCGTGGTGCGCAACAAGGCGGACGTCACCGGCGAAACCCTGGGCCTGACAGAAGTAAATCATCACTCACTTATTCGCCTTTCGGCGCGTACCGGCGCAGGCGTCGACGCGCTGCGCGACCATCTGAAGCAGTCGATGGGCTTTTCCGGCAATATGGAAGGCGGCTTCCTGGCGCGTCGCCGTCATCTTCAGGCGCTGGAGTTAGCGGCTACTCACTTACAGCAGGGCAAGGCGCAGCTGCTGGGCGCGTGGGCGGGCGAACTGCTGGCGGAAGAGCTGCGGCTGGCACAGCAGGCGTTGAGTGAGATCACCGGCGAGTTCACCTCAGATGATTTGCTGGGGCGGATTTTTTCCAGCTTCTGTATTGGTAAATGA
- a CDS encoding 4'-phosphopantetheinyl transferase family protein — MAGHFVRWMGDRGIVADAMRMPQDVLDQARQLPDRHRGRFLLARLMLAQLMLRVYGISTLPALVTHSNGRPAFADRDLPDFSIAYAGNMVGVLLAEEGGRAGLDMEIVRAHSRQTQEQLMQSLTSGERAWINAQQDFMEAVTQIWTLRQSILKLTGEGNDNMASLRLQPAAGRLRSTSYPDIQAVCDAEPTLVWSCALSAATQRLHLWEIDASREWHALRDVEMSKPNIGPRTLRLTSSPRERSLHPEL; from the coding sequence ATGGCGGGTCATTTTGTACGTTGGATGGGCGATCGCGGCATTGTCGCTGACGCCATGCGCATGCCGCAGGATGTTCTCGATCAGGCACGACAGCTGCCTGACAGACACCGTGGACGTTTTTTGCTTGCCCGTCTGATGCTGGCGCAGCTGATGCTGCGCGTTTACGGTATCAGCACCCTTCCTGCTCTCGTTACCCACAGCAATGGCCGCCCGGCCTTTGCCGATCGCGATTTGCCCGATTTCAGCATCGCCTATGCCGGCAATATGGTCGGCGTGCTCCTTGCCGAAGAGGGCGGACGCGCCGGGCTGGATATGGAGATCGTACGCGCCCATAGCCGCCAGACGCAGGAGCAGCTGATGCAGTCGCTTACGTCTGGCGAGCGCGCCTGGATTAATGCGCAGCAGGATTTTATGGAAGCGGTGACGCAGATCTGGACGCTGCGCCAGAGCATTCTTAAGCTGACCGGCGAAGGTAACGATAATATGGCCTCGCTGCGGCTGCAGCCCGCGGCCGGACGCCTGCGCTCGACGAGCTATCCCGATATTCAGGCGGTGTGCGACGCCGAGCCGACGCTGGTGTGGTCATGCGCCCTGTCGGCCGCCACCCAGCGGCTGCACCTGTGGGAAATCGATGCCTCGCGCGAGTGGCATGCGCTGCGCGACGTAGAGATGAGCAAGCCCAATATCGGGCCGCGCACGCTGCGTCTGACCAGCTCACCGCGGGAGCGCAGCCTCCATCCAGAGCTATAA
- a CDS encoding CopG family ribbon-helix-helix protein, which produces MPTTSTTLKIDSLLKERVKKLADSRDRSPHYLMVTAIAQYIEREEARESFKQEALDSWREYQETGLHLTGEEVKSWLRNWGTEAETDIPECHK; this is translated from the coding sequence ATGCCAACCACCAGCACCACACTGAAGATTGACAGCCTTCTTAAAGAGCGCGTGAAAAAACTGGCGGATTCTCGGGACCGCAGCCCGCACTACCTCATGGTCACCGCTATTGCTCAGTACATCGAGCGAGAAGAGGCGCGTGAAAGCTTTAAGCAAGAGGCCCTGGATTCATGGCGTGAATATCAGGAAACGGGCCTGCATCTCACCGGTGAAGAAGTGAAAAGCTGGTTACGCAACTGGGGGACGGAGGCGGAAACGGATATTCCTGAATGCCACAAGTAA